A single region of the Mannheimia bovis genome encodes:
- a CDS encoding DUF6890 family protein, giving the protein MNAIEGNGLSQAIALRMHYLPHADNSEYNLARAIWLNKQYFENLANSVSTGIAQCF; this is encoded by the coding sequence GTGAATGCAATAGAGGGCAATGGTTTATCACAAGCCATTGCACTACGAATGCACTATCTACCACACGCAGATAACAGTGAGTACAATCTTGCTAGGGCAATTTGGCTAAACAAACAGTATTTTGAAAACTTAGCCAATTCAGTATCAACAGGCATTGCACAATGTTTTTAA
- a CDS encoding DUF2590 family protein — protein MSEKLYIDLLITGEDITLDSGNQPIMCDNRVSIAQDVKHAILESGLATLLIAERSRILRRDIILQIILLVEEDERLIPGTVVINEENPRRLLLTADTYDFGKIDSQEILL, from the coding sequence ATGAGTGAAAAACTTTATATTGATTTATTAATTACAGGTGAGGACATCACTTTAGATAGCGGCAATCAACCCATTATGTGTGATAACCGAGTATCTATCGCCCAAGATGTTAAGCACGCCATTTTAGAAAGTGGTTTAGCAACATTATTAATTGCAGAGCGTAGCCGTATTTTGCGGCGAGATATTATCTTACAAATCATTTTACTGGTTGAAGAAGATGAAAGATTAATTCCGGGAACTGTTGTAATTAATGAAGAAAACCCACGCCGATTGTTGCTTACCGCCGATACTTATGATTTTGGCAAAATTGATAGTCAGGAAATTTTACTATGA
- a CDS encoding baseplate J/gp47 family protein: protein MTENFKQMLVESGLPVEETQIVQEFETLVEQGNLITNTSRMSPFWRLVTAIAVKPVKWLTDYLINDILPNLFVKTASGKWLQIHAWSVGLDFKPATKAQGVIEFTKQSAVTPITIKKGTIIQTERINDTIFRVVVTEDTFIPQGILAALVPVEAELAGSSYNLAGGYYRILPEAVQGIASVVNKNDWLTVPGADKETDEELRQRYKVQFNSVGQHHIDSVYKSMIARVAGLSVDRIYFKHNAPRGPGSANAYLLLDTGVTSQPFIDAVNNYITNLGNHGHGDDLVCFAMPETRHTLTCKIYFEPNQGIQNTQKQLILKQVEQMIRCAWRENNNFDVHKTYPFSRFSWSRLGEEIHKQIPSIKSIIWGQNDVISDLDIPRIQQLTVSEV from the coding sequence ATGACAGAAAATTTTAAACAGATGTTAGTTGAATCAGGTTTGCCGGTAGAAGAAACGCAAATTGTGCAAGAATTTGAAACACTGGTTGAGCAAGGTAATTTAATTACCAATACCAGTCGAATGTCACCATTTTGGCGATTGGTGACGGCTATTGCCGTTAAGCCGGTGAAGTGGCTAACCGATTATCTGATTAATGATATTTTACCTAACCTCTTTGTCAAAACCGCAAGCGGGAAATGGCTACAAATTCACGCTTGGTCGGTTGGGTTAGATTTTAAACCGGCAACAAAAGCTCAAGGCGTAATTGAGTTTACCAAACAATCGGCGGTTACGCCTATCACCATTAAAAAAGGCACCATTATTCAAACCGAACGAATTAATGACACCATTTTTAGAGTAGTGGTCACTGAAGATACTTTTATCCCTCAAGGCATACTTGCTGCATTAGTGCCGGTTGAGGCTGAATTAGCGGGTAGTAGCTATAATTTAGCAGGCGGATACTACCGTATTTTACCCGAAGCAGTACAAGGTATTGCAAGCGTAGTGAATAAAAATGACTGGCTAACCGTTCCGGGGGCAGATAAAGAAACCGATGAGGAACTACGCCAGCGTTACAAAGTACAGTTTAATAGTGTTGGTCAGCATCATATTGATAGCGTGTATAAAAGTATGATTGCTCGTGTTGCAGGTTTATCGGTTGACCGTATTTATTTTAAACATAATGCCCCACGTGGCCCGGGGTCGGCGAATGCTTATTTATTACTGGATACCGGTGTGACCAGTCAGCCGTTTATTGATGCGGTAAATAATTACATTACCAATCTTGGCAATCACGGACACGGTGATGACTTAGTCTGTTTCGCAATGCCTGAAACCCGGCATACGCTAACGTGCAAAATTTATTTTGAGCCAAATCAAGGTATTCAGAATACGCAAAAGCAATTGATATTAAAGCAAGTAGAACAAATGATTCGCTGTGCGTGGCGTGAAAATAATAATTTTGACGTACACAAAACCTACCCGTTTAGCCGCTTTTCGTGGTCAAGATTAGGTGAAGAAATACATAAGCAAATCCCGAGTATTAAATCAATTATTTGGGGGCAAAATGATGTGATAAGCGATCTAGATATACCACGTATCCAACAATTAACCGTGAGTGAGGTATAA
- a CDS encoding phage tail protein encodes MKIKLPFWMDKGELSKIALLFEKWWQKTLNLFLATFIAQDEEKCNEEILNLIAYQRDVTRFANEPLELFRKRVKYAFINAKEAGSKAGFIRIFERLGIGYVELEERFDDENWDVIKIRLNDSQLAKNPDLLNLIIRQYGRTCRRYTFEVLINHKVHIYHGEFNHDYQTHAVKLAI; translated from the coding sequence ATAAAAATCAAACTCCCGTTCTGGATGGATAAAGGGGAGCTAAGCAAAATCGCTTTGCTTTTTGAAAAATGGTGGCAAAAAACGCTGAATCTGTTTTTGGCTACATTCATTGCCCAAGATGAAGAAAAGTGCAATGAAGAAATTTTAAATTTAATTGCTTATCAACGTGATGTCACGAGATTTGCAAATGAGCCGCTGGAGTTATTTAGAAAACGTGTGAAATATGCTTTTATCAATGCGAAAGAGGCTGGTAGTAAAGCCGGTTTTATTCGTATATTTGAGCGATTAGGTATTGGCTACGTAGAATTAGAAGAACGATTTGATGATGAAAATTGGGATGTAATAAAAATTCGCTTAAACGATTCCCAGTTGGCAAAAAATCCGGATTTACTCAATTTGATTATCCGGCAATATGGGCGAACCTGTCGCCGATACACCTTTGAAGTATTGATTAATCATAAAGTGCATATTTACCACGGTGAATTTAACCACGATTACCAAACACACGCAGTAAAATTGGCTATTTAA
- a CDS encoding phage tail protein gives MTTLATPQLEQYISQQIVSGQTVVFDEFIFANIPNLTADSLQNHLTIPSASHIVHRQAISQTGVVNQNSVVYSVTIGSDIGDFDFNFIGLINKSKGLLGIAIYTDTVKKLKNKNGIQGNSLTRSILLEFSNAPQHTNITVPAETWQIDFTLRLNGLDEKIRLTNRDLYGRAIFFDEGFLLKRKSGNNFTITAGTAYVEGVRANITADENITLALPCSVYVDVVHHCTITGAYQTEVKFLKTAKSDYIDTAGNQHYVQILADIDQNGNITDRRLLSPLLGINPKDLDDTTENRADKTGHTHKLPLASLLKKGITQLFSGLDSDAEDMAATPKAIKILKGLIDAITRNLNNYIPNSKKSNAVDSNSADTVATSFAAKTAYDKGVEAKTAVDNLDRIAYKVNKSAGYAGSVAALLQENTVFSTTDGNLLGLPPTAYKWGAGVSMSTNGGKALLYVAHVGSQVWAKGGYSEDYSQPWKRLDGADWVDVRDRPRSVNDYGFLDFDVADVLDADLNHITKPGLYGQRVNVSATLDRNYPIQEAGTLLVTPSAYGVQQEYTAYNSNQKYVRGKLDTVWQAWKRIDALNKEDALVEHNIDLTSLDQNRWYPVLMQMPSTRKLYRFALYHALYEESRPSWGLHEGGFGVRCEWEVMPSSWGIWHTSGLRLIKHFEYIHCNQSPLLNLGQLPQESKEYVYLRGGAKYRLYCEPDVRVEISRSDYHGASGEYRWHIPMLHAYDETLVPKPLRAQFDEIFAGLANRVRKGDIAVLTGEIWHDGWLPIPAGFAEHECRFYISMNADNPESTAWDINEFGPYVHYKQECWTKNTRQAHCRILQTRQGVGQVWLASKANYLVIGIKS, from the coding sequence ATGACAACATTAGCAACCCCACAACTTGAGCAATATATTTCCCAGCAAATTGTAAGCGGTCAAACCGTTGTATTTGATGAATTTATTTTTGCGAATATCCCGAATTTAACCGCAGACAGCTTACAGAATCATCTAACTATCCCTAGTGCATCGCATATTGTACATAGACAAGCTATTTCACAAACCGGTGTCGTAAACCAAAATTCAGTAGTGTATTCCGTCACTATCGGTTCAGATATTGGCGATTTTGATTTTAACTTTATCGGCTTAATCAACAAGTCAAAAGGCTTGTTGGGTATTGCTATCTATACCGATACCGTAAAAAAACTTAAAAATAAAAACGGCATTCAAGGTAATAGCCTTACACGCTCGATTTTGCTTGAATTTTCTAATGCTCCACAGCATACAAATATTACGGTTCCCGCTGAAACGTGGCAAATTGACTTCACTTTACGCCTCAACGGTTTGGATGAAAAAATCAGACTAACTAACCGTGATTTATACGGGCGAGCAATCTTTTTTGATGAAGGTTTCTTACTTAAGCGTAAATCCGGTAATAATTTTACAATTACTGCAGGTACAGCTTATGTAGAAGGTGTACGAGCCAATATTACTGCAGATGAGAATATTACTTTGGCATTGCCTTGTTCGGTATATGTTGATGTAGTACATCATTGCACCATAACCGGTGCATATCAAACCGAGGTGAAATTCTTAAAAACGGCTAAAAGTGATTATATTGATACTGCAGGTAATCAACACTATGTACAAATCTTGGCAGATATTGACCAAAACGGCAACATTACAGACCGTCGGTTATTATCACCGTTATTAGGCATTAACCCTAAAGATTTGGATGATACAACGGAAAATAGAGCAGATAAAACAGGGCATACCCATAAATTACCGTTAGCTTCCTTGCTCAAAAAAGGCATAACCCAACTTTTTTCCGGCTTAGATTCCGATGCTGAAGATATGGCAGCCACGCCAAAGGCGATTAAAATCCTCAAAGGCTTAATTGATGCCATTACCCGCAATCTAAACAACTACATCCCCAACAGCAAAAAATCAAATGCGGTTGATAGCAACAGTGCGGATACGGTGGCGACGAGTTTCGCGGCTAAAACCGCTTATGACAAAGGCGTTGAGGCTAAAACTGCTGTCGACAATTTAGACAGGATAGCCTATAAAGTCAATAAATCAGCTGGTTATGCAGGCTCTGTCGCCGCATTACTACAGGAAAATACCGTTTTTAGCACAACAGATGGCAATTTGCTGGGATTGCCACCAACTGCATACAAGTGGGGAGCTGGTGTTTCAATGTCTACAAACGGTGGTAAAGCATTGCTTTATGTTGCACACGTCGGTTCACAAGTTTGGGCGAAGGGTGGTTATAGTGAGGATTATTCGCAGCCGTGGAAACGGTTAGACGGTGCAGATTGGGTAGATGTGCGAGACCGTCCGAGGAGTGTAAATGATTATGGCTTTTTGGATTTCGATGTGGCAGATGTTCTGGATGCAGATTTAAATCACATTACAAAGCCAGGCTTGTATGGACAAAGAGTAAATGTAAGTGCAACGCTTGACCGAAATTACCCTATTCAAGAAGCAGGCACATTATTGGTTACACCATCGGCTTACGGTGTGCAGCAGGAATATACTGCCTACAACTCAAATCAAAAGTATGTTCGAGGGAAGCTGGATACTGTTTGGCAGGCTTGGAAACGTATAGATGCCTTAAACAAGGAAGATGCACTGGTTGAACATAATATTGACTTAACAAGCCTAGACCAAAACAGATGGTATCCTGTGTTAATGCAGATGCCATCAACTCGCAAACTCTATCGCTTTGCTCTCTATCACGCTCTCTATGAGGAAAGCCGTCCAAGCTGGGGATTGCACGAAGGAGGCTTTGGCGTGCGATGTGAATGGGAGGTAATGCCTTCTTCTTGGGGGATATGGCACACCAGTGGGTTAAGACTCATCAAACACTTTGAATACATTCATTGCAATCAATCGCCTTTACTGAATCTAGGACAACTTCCTCAAGAAAGTAAAGAGTATGTTTATCTGCGAGGCGGTGCAAAATACCGTCTTTATTGCGAGCCGGATGTGCGGGTAGAAATCAGCCGAAGTGATTATCACGGTGCATCAGGAGAATATCGTTGGCATATTCCAATGCTCCACGCTTATGATGAGACGCTTGTGCCGAAGCCGCTAAGGGCACAGTTTGATGAAATCTTTGCAGGATTAGCGAATAGAGTAAGAAAAGGCGATATAGCTGTCTTAACCGGCGAAATCTGGCACGACGGCTGGTTACCGATACCGGCAGGATTTGCTGAACACGAGTGCCGTTTTTATATCAGTATGAACGCGGACAATCCGGAGAGCACTGCTTGGGACATAAACGAATTCGGTCCGTATGTGCATTATAAGCAGGAATGCTGGACCAAGAATACTCGCCAAGCCCACTGTCGGATACTACAGACACGACAAGGCGTAGGT